A single region of the Cyclopterus lumpus isolate fCycLum1 chromosome 16, fCycLum1.pri, whole genome shotgun sequence genome encodes:
- the tmem67 gene encoding LOW QUALITY PROTEIN: meckelin (The sequence of the model RefSeq protein was modified relative to this genomic sequence to represent the inferred CDS: inserted 1 base in 1 codon), whose translation MATGTLRSVVNRHNVPPIVFLLIYVDLLNCQQYAIPFKAPSDCSAEEFFDISSLSCVRCGXNQRRSSTGLSCICKTGYQTLTTDKASITCQQCPTDRPAVIKDGFGCIRCPGTVNDEGKCQCPPGNILVERDINGNLLNEASCEMCNGNSPGLSVPNPSGDRCERCQAFFMNTSCVCNPPNVLAGGLCFPPGSLSTNVNPIVNYAQLKFSVQSAWFFKNLYSSSAACLVFSNLTACQALGNMCAMNMHSFSGVSTDACGLFNNIFRSRAAMSSTQDISYWRVNLPWLYYGDEPGLASRVLQTDPVPIGFSFRGRNKNTDIKLLAAVYNVRGGFLRWEQVGGGNLQLCPETSTKQAAAFRFGTAYQESCDLSVAELLGTHPEPLFYDVFMDLGGSENRKLLPLPTLVYNQQYNGRFINQESMKNWYLSRRMFVVDTLSGREKSLSSLPKVIRVASSIKIRFQLVPRTQEGQIFPPLMTVVYTDVAIRDINTQTVTTTFAVEYEMDQNEARIKTDTALGVMGGVAVIYSLLKTVSWKRRIASPLIDVKTMLTFLLFYAGDLANVFFSVTVGTGLYWLIFYKAQQFVSVLLPLPAQEEQFVTYIGCAFALKAVQFLHKLITQVSIDVFFIDWERPRSKTSRTVQAAGEPKRDPSPVSIWRTYFVANEWNEIQTIRKISPTFQIMAVLFFLEVLGFSNLALRDPWSTLQRSSQAYTPSYSLMLRYGLAATLWLCIGLLQVIFFTVFHEHFVEDKIRQFVDLCSISNMSVLLLSHRCFGYYIHGRSVHGHADTNMEEMNNNLNRESESLCGQRGLLPNTEIQTFQVSLTNRLRSHYDRIREQIDRSHGPSRMIDACSANQFELRARGYQTMNYFLGSIIDHAHPDMDYIVKDKLMFERVIGMEFLEPSEKSIFYNDESHSFSDVLFYGNEATLLIFDTLFFCVVDLGSQSFVLAAVLTCVQQMIFRLIRNTLGRKNLVSKTLVDERFLI comes from the exons ATGGCGACGGGGACGCTCCGGTCTGTCGTTAACAGACACAACGTGCCTCCAATAGTATTTCTGTTAATATATGTTGATCTACTTAATTGCCAGCAGTATGCCATTCCATTTAAGGCTCCTTCAGATTGTAGTGCGGAAGAATTTTTCGATATCTCGAGTCTTTCGTGTGTGAGGTGCG TAAATCAACGACGGAGCTCAACAG GACTGAGCTGCATTTGCAAGACGGGGTACCAAACTCTTACCACTGACAAGGCATCCATTACTTGTCAGCAATGTCCCACTGACAGACCT GCAGTAATTAAAGATGGGTTTGGTTGTATTCGCTGTCCAGGCACTGTCAATGATGAGGGGAAGTGCCAGTGCCCACCAGGCAATATTCTGG tGGAGAGAGATATCAATGGAAACCTTTTGAATGAGGCCAGTTGTGAAATGTGTAATGGAAACTCCCCTGGTTTGTCTGTCCCAAACCCCAGTGGAGACAG GTGTGAGAGATGTCAGGCTTTCTTCATGAACACCTCCTGTGTGTGTAACCCTCCTAATGTCCTG GCAGGAGGATTATGTTTTCCTCCAGGCAGCCTCTCCACTAATGTGAACCCCATTGTCAACTATGCTCAGTTG AAGTTCAGTGTCCAGTCTGCCTGGTTCTTCAAAAACCTGTACTCCTCGTCAGCAGCCTGCCTT GTCTTCTCCAACTTGACGGCGTGTCAGGCTCTCGGGAACATGTGTGCAATGAACATGCACTCCTTCAGTGGCGTCTCCACCGATGCCTGCGGCCTCTTTAACAACATCTTCAGATCTAGAGCTGCTATGAGCTCAACTCAAGACATTTCCTACTG GAGAGTTAATCTGCCATGGCTTTACTATGGGGACGAACCGGGACTAGCCAGTCGAGTGCTTCAGACCGATCCAGTTCCCATCGGGTTCAGTTTTAGAGGAAGAAACAAG AACACTGACATTAAGCTGCTTGCTGCTGTCTATAATGTCAGAGGAGGGTTCCTCAGATGGGAACAAGTAGGAGGAGGAAATCTCCAG CTTTGTCCAGAAACCTCCACCAAACAGGCTGCAGCCTTCAGATTTGGAACCGCTTACCAAGAAAGT tgtgaTCTCTCAGTTGCAGAACTGTTGGGTACTCATCCCGAGCCATTGTTCTATGATGTGTTTATGGATCTTGGTGgatcagaaaacagaaaacttCTTCCCCTGCCTACACTGGTCTATAACCAGCAATACAATGGGCGGTTCATCAACCAAG AGAGCATGAAGAACTGGTACCTTTCTCGACGTATGTTTGTTGTTGACACGCTGAGTGGAAGAGAGAAAAGCCTGAGTTCCCTGCCCAAAGTCATCCGTGTAGCTAGCAGTATCAAAATAAG GTTCCAGCTAGTTCCACGAACCCAAGAAGGACAGATATTTCCTCCTCTAATGACTGTGGTCTACACGGACGTTGCCATCAGAGATATCAATACACAAACTGTGACT ACAACGTTTGCTGTGGAGTATGAGATGGATCAGAATGAGGCTCGCATAAAAACAGAT actGCTCTAGGTGTGATGGGTGGTGTGGCCGTCATCTACTCTCTGCTGAAGACAGTcagctggaagaggaggattGCCTCGCCCCTCATTGATGTGAAG ACTATGCTgacgtttttgttgttttatgccGGAGATTTggccaatgttttcttttccgtCACTGTGGGAACTGGACTGTACTGGCTCATCTTTTATAAG GCCCAACAGTTTGTATCTGTGCTGTTACCACTACCTGCTCAGGAGGAGCAATTTGTGACGTACATTGGTTGTGCCTTCGCTCTCAAG GCTGTCCAGTTTCTGCACAAGTTGATCACTCAGGTGTCAATTGATGTATTCTTCATAGACTGGGAGAGGCCACGAAGCAAAACTAGCAGAACTGTGCAag CTGCTGGTGAACCGAAACGGGACCCCTCTCCGGTCAGCATCTGGAGAACCTACTTTGTGGCCAATGAATGGAACGAGATCCAGACCATCCGCAAGATCAGCCCAACTTTTCAGATCATGGCTGTGCTCTTCTTTCTTGAA GTGCTGGGTTTCTCTAACCTGGCCCTGAGGGACCCCTGGTCAACTTTACAGCGCTCCTCGCAGGCATACACGCCCTCATACAGCTTGATGCTGCGCTACGGTCTGGCAGCCACGCTATGGCTCTGCATCGGACTTTTACAG GTGATTTTCTTCACTGTGTTTCATGAGCACTTTGTGGAGGACAAAATCCGTCAGTTTGTAGATCTTTGCTCCATCAGTAAT ATGTCTGTGCTGCTGTTATCTCACCGTTGCTTTGGCTACTACATTCACGGACGTTCAGTACACGGACATGCAGATACAAACATGGAGGAAATGAATAACAACCTGAACAGAGAATCG gagtCCCTGTGTGGTCAGAGAGGTCTACTTCCAAACACAGAGATCCAGACCTTCCAGGTGTCTCTCACCAACCGCCTGCGGTCGCACTATGACAGGATACGGGAGCAGATCGATAGG AGTCACGGACCATCCCGGATGATAGACGCATGCTCGGCTAACCAGTTTGAGCTGAGGGCCAGAGGCTACCAGACTATGAACTACTTCCTGGGATCCATTATAGACCAT GCGCATCCTGACATGGACTATATAGTGAAGGACAAGTTGATGTTTGAGAGGGTCATAGGGATGGAGTTCCTTGAACCCAGTGAAAAAAGCATCTTTTACAATG ATGAGTCCCACTCCTTCAGTGATGTGCTGTTTTATGGAAATGAAGCCACGCTGCTGATCTTCGACACTTTGTTCTTCTGTGTCGTCGACCTTGGATCTCAGAGCTTTGTACTTGCAGCTGTGCTTACGTGCGTACAGCAAATG ATATTTCGCTTGATCCGTAACACTCTGGGAAGGAAGAACCTTGTCAGCAAGACTCTGGTGGATGAGAGATTTCTGATATAG
- the pdp1 gene encoding pyruvate dehyrogenase phosphatase catalytic subunit 1, with product MPVSSQLLRGLPRAQVLASSLLPCQQHHAQLGPHRPASRWPPRIWQSHQQSRSYQTTTVLRSYILSPPQVNSILKANEYSFKVPEFDGKNVSSVMGFESNQLPANAPIEDRRSAATCLQTRGMLLGVFDGHAGCACAQALSERLFYYIAVSLLPHNTLCELEAAVENGRALSPILQWHKHPNDYFSREAQTLYFNSLRTYWQELIDLTSPGEIPDTREALLNAFKRLDNDISLEAQVGDPNAFLHYWVLRVAFSGATACVAHVDGSDLFIANSGDARAVLGVQEEDGSFSAHTLSNDHSAQNEEEMARIRGEHPPSERKTVIRQDRLLGLLMPLRAFGDVKFKWSIELQKGVIESGPDQLHENEHTKFIPPNYHTPPYLTAEPEITYHKLRPQDRFMVIASDGLWETLHRQEVVRIVGEYLTGVNQRQPLKVGGYKVTLGQMQGLLEERKARVSSAFEDQNSATHLIRHAVGNNEFGTVDHERLSKMLSLPEELARMYRDDITIIISQFNPHVIGAQRPEGQS from the exons ATGCCTGTGTCATCTCAGCTGCTCAGGGGTTTGCCCCGTGCTCAGGTCTTAGCCTCCAGTCTGTTACCATGCCAACAACACCATGCCCAGTTAggacctcaccgacctgcttcAAGATGGCCCCCTCGTATATGGCAGAGCCACCAGCAATCACGAAGTTACCAGACAACCACAGTGCTCCGCAGCTACATCCTCTCACCCCCACAGGTCAACTCTATTCTGAAAGCCAACGAGTACAGCTTCAAG GTGCCAGAGTTTGATGGGAAGAATGTGTCATCGGTGATGGGTTTTGAGAGTAATCAACTGCCGGCCAACGCTCCGATAGAAGACCGCCGAAGTGCGGCCACGTGCCTGCAGACGCGAGGAATGCTGCTGGGTGTGTTTGATGGCCATGCTGGCTGTGCCTGTGCACAG gCGCTCAGTGAGAGGTTGTTTTACTACATAGCAGTGTCTCTGCTGCCCCACAACACACTGTGTGAGCTGGAGGCAGCGGTGGAGAACGGCAGGGCCCTCAGTCCCATCCTGCAGTGGCACAAACACCCCAACGATTACTTCAGCAGGGAGGCTCAGACGCTCTACTTCAACAGCCTCAGGACCTACTGGCAGGAGCTGATAGATCTCACCAG cCCGGGGGAAATTCCAGACACCCGCGAGGCGTTGCTGAATGCCTTCAAGAGGCTGGACAATGACATTTCTCTGGAGGCTCAG GTTGGAGACCCGAATGCTTTCCTGCATTACTGGGTCCTGAGAGTGGCCTTTTCTGGAGCTACAGCCTGCGTGGCTCACGTCGATGGATCGGACCT GTTTATCGCCAATTCAGGAGACGCTCGGGCGGTGTTGggtgtgcaggaggaggatggttCATTCAGCGCTCACACACTCTCTAATGACCACAGCGCCCAGAACGAGGAGGAGATGGCTCGGATACGAGGTGAACACCCTCCATCAGAGAGGAAGACAGTTATACGACAG GACCGTTTGCTCGGCCTCCTCATGCCGTTACGTGCATTTGGGGATGTGAAGTTCAAGTGGAGTATTGAACTGCAGAAGGGTGTGATAGAGTCTGGACCTGATCAGCTCCATGAAAACGAGCACACCAAGTTCATCCCTCCAAACTACCACACGCCCCCCTACCTGACCGCCGAGCCTGAGATCACGTACCACAAGCTGCGGCCACAGGATCGCTTCATG GTGATTGCCTCTGATGGCCTCTGGGAGACCctccacagacaggaagtggttcgTATTGTCGGGGAGTATTTAACAGGGGTGAACCAGCGTCAGCCCCTCAAAGTCGGAGGCTACAAGGTCACCCTGGGACAGATGCAGGGGCTGCTCGAAGAGAGGAAGGCTCGCGTGTCTTCGGCTTTCGAGGATCAGAACTCAGCGACCCACCTGATTCGTCACGCGGTGGGAAACAATGAATTTGGCACGGTTGACCACGAGAGGTTGTCGAAAATGCTGTCGCTGCCTGAGGAGCTGGCTCGCATGTATCGCGATgacatcaccattatcatctcTCAGTTCAACCCTCATGTGATTGGAGCACAGAGGCCAGAAGGGCAGTCCTGA
- the cdh17 gene encoding LOW QUALITY PROTEIN: cadherin-17 (The sequence of the model RefSeq protein was modified relative to this genomic sequence to represent the inferred CDS: substituted 1 base at 1 genomic stop codon) — MGLLRSLWGLRSDSLNLSGKTVIMTPMMNLLLLPLLFLSFAGGKDLEEKKGPFENTELDVPEGTPVPYAIYQFQVTHPGVNNFRLSGEGQDGIMITKDGWLYLEMPLDWSRNDHYIIMVEALAEDEVVDDPVYVTIHVLDVNNNAPFFNQSIYTAVVRENNPEGIPFTRVFASDEDDPETPNAHLTYSLVSQIPNKQHIPLFQIDPNTGEISTTEAGTQMLKAREGIQYGRGEDQSIDALRTKFNDYCPVQNIPFEENPFFTCVERAETRRRNVEPLDDPDYTLTVRVQDLGGASQTALSGNTRVHIVVQQNLWVNPGPVTVRENLKETYPLVIAKVQSNEPNAVYSLVQKERELKFPFQITEDGEIHLTEELDREDKAMYILVVFAVDNDDKQVDPPMEIQVLVEDVNDNAPVCGDEEIVFEVQEDEPVGSLIGQLLAHDDDQVGTLNAQLTYTILSQNPPTSPNAFSIDAASGTIQALRMLQRRDQQMYNLNVRVHRSRXHANFFSTECKVVVKVIDVNNEMPLFEKKDYGSHSLAEDTPVGHTVLSIRATDADDPDSGSSLIDFQISAGDNDGLFAVESDGKGVGHLVIVKPLDFESSATYKLQIDARNPEPLMEGLGYSSESTAFVSVSLTDVDEAPEFSLDILDVTVPENTTKGSVLLTVEAKDPEGKEISFKMNGDTRGWLEIDAATGEIKTRDKLDRETLETFDVTVTAFEKENPSKLSERIVSVRLLDVNDNVPKLMETQAFICVKKPEPIIIKSQDMDSAPFSEPFTFAFAHVKQSPNWKLERIDGTTARLTLKKNPTEDKTFTLPINIKDNAGMGVTHKFEVRVCNCTELGYCYIAPIERSLGYGIGPTLGILGGTLGFCLIMFIIVIKQKKGKKKTTKTEEEERNAIM, encoded by the exons ATGGGCCTGCTCAGATCACTCTGGGGTCTGAGGAGTGACTCGCTCAATCTCTCCGGCAAG ACTGTGATCATGACACCCATGATGAATCTGTTGTTGCTCCCACTCC TGTTTTTATCCTTT GCTGGAGGGAAGGATCTAGAGGAGAAGAAGGGCCCCTTTGAGAACACAGAGCTGGATgtgccagaggggacaccagtgCCATATGCCATCTATCAG TTTCAGGTGACCCATCCGGGAGTTAATAATTTCAGGTTGAGTGGAGAAGGTCAGGATGGCATTATGATTACAAAGGACGGGTGGCTCTACCTGGAGATGCCTCTGGACTGGTCTCGAAATGACCATTACATAATCATG GTTGAGGCACTGGCAGAGGATGAAGTTGTGGATGACCCAGTTTATGTGACCATACATGTGTTGGACGTCAACAACAACGCTCCGTTCTTCAACCAGAGCATCTACACCGCTGTTGTCAGAGAAAACAATCCAGAGG gtatccCATTTACTCGCGTCTTTGCGTCGGATGAGGACGACCCAGAGACTCCCAACGCTCATCTGACCTACAGCCTGGTCAGCCAGATCCCCAACAAACAGCACATCCCCCTGTTCCAGATCGACCCCAACACTGGAGAGATCTCCACCACAGAAGCAG GGACACAGATGCTTAAAGCCAGAGAAGGCATCCAGTACGGCAGAGGAGAAGATCAGAGCATTGATGCTCTGAGGACAAAGTTCAACGATTACTGTCCAGTGCAGAACATCCCCTTTGAAGAAAACCCCTTCTTCACCTGCGTGGAGCGAGCAG aaacgaggaggaggaatgtgGAACCCCTGGATGACCCAGACTACACCCTCACTGTGCGCGTGCAGGACCTGGGAGGAGCTTCGCAGACCGCGCTGAGTGGAAACACCAGAGTGCACATTGTCGTGCAGCAAAACCTGTGGGTCAATCCCGGACCTGTAACTGTTAGAGAGAACTTAAAGGAAACGTACCCTCTGGTCATCGCAAAG GTCCAGTCTAATGAGCCCAACGCCGTGTACTCGTTAGTGCAGAAAGAACGAGAGCTCAAATTCCCCTTCCAGATCACAGAAGATGGAGAAATACATCTGACAGAGGAGCTGGACAGAGAAGATAAAGCAATG TACATCCTGGTGGTGTTTGCAGTAGATAACGATGACAAACAGGTGGATCCACCCATGGAGATCCAAGTCTTGGTGGAGGATGTGAATGACAACGCCCCAGTGTGTGGGGATGAGGAGATTGTTTTTGAGGTGCAGGAAGACGAGCCTGTAg GCAGCCTAATTGGACAACTGTTGGCCCATGATGACGATCAAGTCGGGACACTGAACGCTCAGCTGACTTACACAATCTTGTCCCAAAATCCACCGACCTCACCCAACGCCTTCTCCATCGACGCTGCTTCTGGAACAATCCAGGCATTACGCATGCTGCAGCGAAGAGACCAGCAGATGTACAACCTCAACGTCAGAGTCCACCGATCTAGGTAGCACGCAAACT TTTTCAGCACAGAATGTAAGGTCGTCGTCAAGGTCATCGACGTCAACAACGAGATGCCTCTGTTCGAGAAGAAGGAT taTGGCAGTCACTCTCTGGCAGAGGACACTCCCGTGGGACACACGGTGCTGAGCATCAGAGCCACAGACGCTGATGATCCAGACAGCGGCAGCTCCCTTATCGACTTCCAAATCTCTGCTGGCGACAACGATGGACTTTTTGCTGTGGAAAGCGACGGCAAAGGCGTCGGCCATCTGGTCATAGTTAAG CCTCTAGACTTCGAGTCCTCTGCAACCTACAAGCTCCAGATTGATGCTCGTAACCCAGAGCCGCTGATGGAGGGTCTGGGGTACAGCAGCGAATCCACGGCCttcgtctctgtgtctctcacgGACGTAGACGAGGCTCCAGAGTTCAGTCTGGACATCCTGGATGTGACTGTGCCTGAAAACACCACCAAGGGCTCAGTGCTGCTCACTGTGGAGGCGAAGGATCCAGAGGGCAAAGAGATAAG TTTTAAGATGAACGGTGACACTCGCGGCTGGCTGGAGATCGATGCTGCCACAGGAGAGATCAAGACCAGAGACAAGTTGGACCGAGAAACCCTAGAGACTTTTGATGTCACCGTCACTGCGTTTGAGAAGG AAAATCCATCAAAGCTGTCTGAGCGCATCGTTTCTGTGAGGCTGCTGGATGTGAACGACAACGTTCCCAAACTGATGGAGACCCAGGCCTTCATCTGTGTGAAGAAACCTGAACCTATCATCATCAAGTCCCAGGACATGGACAGCGCACCCTTCTCCGAGCCCTTCACCTTCGCTTTCGCTCATGTCAAGCAATCTCCCAATTGGAAACTAGAAAGAATTGACG GTACAACAGCTAGACTGACCCTGAAGAAAAACCCAACAGAAGATAAAACCTTTACACTCCCCATTAATATTAAAGACAATGCAGGCATGGGAGTCACACACAAGTTTGAGG TGAGAGTCTGTAACTGCACAGAGCTCGGCTACTGCTACATCGCACCAATTGAGCGTAGCCTCGGTTATGGGATCGGACCCACCCTCGGTATCCTGGGTGGCACTCTGGGATTCTGCT TAATTATGTTCATCATAGtgatcaaacaaaaaaaagggaagaagaagacaacaaagactgaagaagaagagaggaacgCAAttatgtag
- the gem gene encoding LOW QUALITY PROTEIN: GTP-binding protein GEM (The sequence of the model RefSeq protein was modified relative to this genomic sequence to represent the inferred CDS: inserted 1 base in 1 codon; deleted 7 bases in 5 codons), with protein MMSSVRRHSLRLQTELHRWSICDPGSHLLQARVHACISRSKSLHATPGKSDGSRGSWSSSDSVISTDSAGEPSEPGRPYRVLLLGASGVGKTAFASIFAGAADSMDSDDCELRGDDVCEKEIEVDGEPATITLLDTWDAETGHECAQEHYMQTGDAYLLLYSVTDRASFLRASQLRITLRRFRPAQHTPIILVGNKCDLVRRREVSVSEGRDCAAVFDCKFIETSAAMQHNVWEAFHGMVRQLRLRRDSKAANRRRRHPHCHTRRESLPMKAKRFLDKVMAKNNPXVAFWLKSKSCHDLSVL; from the exons ATGATGTCCAGCGTGCGCCGGCACAGCCTCCGCCTGCAGACGGAGCTCCACCGGTGGAGCATCTGCGACCCGGGCAGCCACCTGCTCCAGGCCCGGGTCCACGCTTGCATCTCCCGCTCCAAGTCCCTGCAC GCTACGCCGGGGAAGTCGGACGGGAGCCGCGGGAGCTGGTCGTCCTCAGACTCGGTCATCTCCACCGACTCTGCCGGGGAGCCCTCGGAA CCCGGGAGACCGTACCGGGTGCTGCTGTTAGGGGCCAGCGGGGTCGGCAAAACAGCCTTCGCCAGCATCTTCGCCGGGGCAGCGGACAGCATGGACAGCGACGACTGCGAGCTGCGTGGAG ATGACGTGTGTGAAAAGGAAATTGAAGTGGATGGAGAGCCTGCAACTATAACTCTGCTTGACACATGGGATGCAGAG ACTGGCCACGAGTGTGCTCAGGAGCACTACATGCAG ACCGGCGATGCCTACCTGTTGCTGTACTCTGTAACTGACCGGGCCTCATTCCTGCGAGCCTCCCAGCTCCGGATTACCCTGCGGCGTTTCCGCCCCGCGCAGCACACACCGATCATCCTGGTGGGGAACAAGTGTGACCTGGTGCGACGCAGAGAGGTGTCAGTCAGCG AGGGTCGAGACTGTGCAGCTGTGTTCGACTGCAAGTTTATCGAAACCTCAGCCGCCATGCAGCACAACGTTTGGGAAGCTTTTCACGGCATGGTGCGACAGCTGCGTCTACGCCGAGACTCCAAGGCAGCCAACAGGCGTCGCCGGCAcccacactgtcacacacgccGC GAGAGCCTTCCTATGAAGGCCAAACGCTTCCTCGACAAGGTGATGGCCAAGAACAATC GTGTGGCATTCTGGCTGAAGTCTAAGTCC TGTCATGATCTCTCTGTGTTGtag